In the Rhodothermales bacterium genome, one interval contains:
- a CDS encoding mechanosensitive ion channel yields MANFLISSVLSRSRRYGSNGKSGWLLAVLFTVAAVATGCGRGDLPADAVPAAVSDSVAAQDSVVIDSSIVAQIVPPAAVAAAQPVVVPALQPAASPDTVATVSSRLDSLLRQVAKLETSVRTLQRQPSSSTSRRTPDTTSQSLRPREQLRETAQDVSNFGLRAFWAVVVISVAFFLIKFLVWILETSAERSAKRRLFFKKLIPISRILVWLLVVYYVVAGIFEVDRDGLVAAGAALGVAIGFAAQDVLKNIFGGILIIIDQPFQVGDRVSVGGTYGEVVSIGLRSTRIVTPDDNLVSVPNTQVVDGQVANANAGALDCQVVTTLYLPGWVDVGRAKEIAYDAAANSKFVFLKKPIVVFVQDEFKETFLSKIIVKAYVLDARYEGAFASDVTETAKSQYLREGMLTEFYPGSARDIESEDVEVSE; encoded by the coding sequence ATGGCGAATTTCCTGATTTCGAGCGTCTTGTCCAGATCAAGACGATACGGCTCCAACGGCAAGTCCGGATGGCTCCTTGCCGTATTGTTCACGGTGGCTGCCGTTGCGACGGGATGCGGCCGGGGTGATCTACCGGCGGACGCTGTCCCGGCGGCGGTTTCTGACTCTGTTGCTGCGCAGGACTCGGTAGTCATCGACTCCTCGATCGTCGCGCAAATCGTTCCGCCCGCCGCCGTAGCGGCTGCACAACCGGTCGTGGTCCCTGCCTTACAACCTGCCGCGTCTCCGGATACGGTAGCTACGGTGTCCTCACGACTTGACTCGCTCCTGCGACAGGTGGCAAAGCTCGAAACGTCGGTTCGAACGCTCCAACGACAACCTTCCTCCTCGACTTCCCGACGCACGCCCGATACCACAAGTCAGTCACTGCGACCCCGTGAGCAGCTTCGCGAAACAGCCCAGGACGTTTCCAACTTCGGCCTCCGCGCATTCTGGGCAGTTGTGGTGATCTCGGTCGCTTTCTTCCTGATCAAGTTTCTGGTATGGATTCTTGAGACGTCAGCCGAACGCAGTGCCAAGCGTCGCCTGTTCTTCAAGAAGCTGATTCCTATTAGCCGGATTCTGGTCTGGTTGCTTGTCGTTTACTACGTGGTGGCCGGTATTTTCGAAGTGGACCGGGACGGGCTCGTAGCCGCGGGAGCCGCCCTGGGTGTTGCGATCGGCTTTGCAGCACAGGACGTACTCAAGAACATCTTCGGCGGAATCCTGATTATCATTGACCAGCCGTTTCAGGTGGGCGACCGTGTGAGCGTCGGGGGAACCTATGGAGAGGTTGTCTCGATCGGACTGCGGTCTACGCGCATTGTCACGCCCGACGACAATCTCGTGTCCGTACCCAACACGCAGGTGGTTGACGGTCAGGTTGCGAACGCAAATGCAGGAGCCCTCGACTGCCAGGTCGTGACCACTTTGTATCTGCCGGGCTGGGTCGACGTGGGGCGCGCGAAGGAGATCGCGTACGACGCGGCGGCAAACTCGAAGTTCGTCTTTCTGAAGAAACCGATCGTCGTATTCGTGCAGGATGAATTCAAGGAGACGTTTCTATCCAAGATTATCGTGAAAGCTTACGTGCTTGACGCTCGCTACGAGGGTGCTTTCGCCAGTGATGTGACGGAGACAGCGAAGTCTCAATATCTGCGGGAAGGTATGTTGACTGAGTTCTACCCGGGGAGTGCGAGAGACATCGAGTCCGAAGATGTGGAGGTGAGTGAATGA
- a CDS encoding mechanosensitive ion channel, whose amino-acid sequence MEDQLQESTGEVLSLFEQFVSGPLFGKVVVAATGVVIIYVIGLLVRRWLSRSVRDDKSRYRSRKLVSFGTLLFALIFLSVVYSEQLTGLTVALGVASAGIAFALQEVIVSVAGWLAISFGDIYKTGDRIRMGGVTGDVIDVSIIRTTLMELGEWVRGDLYTGRVVRVANSYVFKEPIFNYSGDFPFLWDEIAIPIRHGSDLILAREVFLRVAADTVGEYSEEAGRVWARMVEKYLVERARVEPTVSIEADENWVTMTMRYVVDYKKRRTTKDLLFSAILLGLEGTNGKVQIASASQEITLMPSPGTSE is encoded by the coding sequence ATGGAAGATCAGCTACAGGAATCTACGGGAGAAGTGTTGTCGCTCTTCGAACAATTTGTCTCCGGCCCGCTCTTCGGCAAGGTAGTCGTCGCGGCAACGGGCGTCGTGATTATCTACGTAATCGGGCTGCTGGTTCGGCGCTGGCTCTCACGTTCAGTCCGCGATGACAAGTCACGTTATCGTTCGCGAAAACTAGTCTCCTTCGGGACTTTACTTTTCGCTCTAATATTCCTCTCGGTTGTCTACAGCGAACAACTAACCGGTCTGACTGTGGCACTCGGTGTAGCCAGCGCGGGCATCGCATTTGCTCTCCAGGAGGTCATCGTCAGTGTAGCCGGGTGGCTTGCCATTTCCTTCGGAGACATCTACAAGACCGGTGACCGGATCCGGATGGGCGGTGTGACCGGCGACGTTATCGACGTCAGCATCATTCGGACGACGCTGATGGAGCTGGGCGAGTGGGTTCGTGGAGATCTGTATACCGGGCGCGTCGTGCGAGTCGCAAACTCGTACGTATTCAAAGAGCCCATCTTCAATTACTCCGGTGACTTCCCCTTCCTGTGGGATGAGATCGCTATACCCATACGTCACGGAAGCGACCTGATACTGGCCCGAGAGGTCTTCTTGCGTGTGGCTGCAGATACGGTCGGTGAGTACAGTGAGGAAGCTGGACGTGTCTGGGCTCGCATGGTAGAGAAGTATCTCGTGGAACGGGCTCGAGTCGAACCGACGGTGTCTATCGAAGCTGATGAGAACTGGGTGACGATGACGATGCGGTATGTCGTCGACTACAAAAAGAGGCGGACCACGAAGGATCTGCTCTTCTCGGCGATACTCCTTGGGCTGGAAGGTACCAACGGCAAGGTCCAGATCGCATCGGCCAGTCAGGAAATCACGCTGATGCCGAGCCCGGGCACATCAGAGTAG